Genomic window (Elusimicrobiota bacterium):
AGGCGCCCAAGCTCTTCGCCGAGAATTGCGCGGCCTGCCACAAGATCGGCAAGAACGGCGGCGAGGCGGCTCCGGACCTATCCTTCATCGGGTCCGCGCGGGACAAGGCTTACATCAAGAGATACATCGTTGATCCCGGCCAAGTCAACCCCCAGTCCGCGATGCCTGGCTTCAAAGGTCAGATGACCGACGTCCAGATCGACGATTTGGCGCGTTATCTTTCCAGCCTGCGCTAAGGCCCAAGCCTGGCTGAATCGTTGCAACATAAATAGGAAAGCATGGAACGCCTTATCCTGATCCTGATCATCTTAGCCGGCCTCGCGTGCTCGGGGAAAGACCAGATAGCGGTGTACGACGCTCCCAAGGAGGCGGGGGAGGCCGCCCTTCCCGATCCCTCCGAGCCCGCGCCGAGCTGGAAAGTGCCGGAGGGCTGGAAGCAGAAGCCGTCCTTGGGGCTGCGCCTGGCGAGTTTTTCCATTCCCCACCCCGCGGGTGAGGCGGAACTCTCGATCGTGGTTCTATCCGGGGAGGCCGGGGGGGAGCTCGCCAACGTCAATCGCTGGCGCGGCCAGATGGGCTTGGCCCCCTTAAGCGCCGAAGAGCTTCCCAAAAGCTCCCGGCGCTTTTCCTGCCCGGCGGGAGAGGTCCTCATCGCCGAGATTTCGAGTCCCACCCAGGGGCGGCTGGCCGCGGCCCGCCTGTACGCCGGCGGTCGCTCCTGGTTCTTCAAGTTGTCGGGGCCCGAGGCCTCCGTGGCCGCGGCCCTGCCCGCCTTCGAGGCCTTTCTGGGGAGCCTTCGCCTTGGCGGCGCGTAAGGCGTTCCAGGGGCTGGCCTCCCTCCAGCTCGCCATCGCCTGCCTGGCCATTCTCATGGGCCTGGTGACGGCCTGCACCTTGGCGCAGGCCAGTATGGGAGTCCACCCGGCCGTGGAAAGGTATATCCGCAGCTGGTTTATTTATTGGAGGGGCGTTCCCGTGGCTCCGGGAGGAGCCACGGCGGGCTTGTTGCTCCTGGCCAATCTTCTCGCGGCTCAGTTCCAGCGCCTCGAGCTTTCCTGGCGCAAGGGCGGGCTTTGGCTCGTGCATTCGGGCCTGGTCTTCTTGTTCTTGGGGGAATTCGTCTCCGGGGCTTTCCAGGAAGAATCGCAAATGACCTTGGTCCGGGGCCGGCCGCAGAGTTACAGCCAAAGTCCGCGCGAGGTCGAGCTGGCCTTGACCGACGTCACGGAGAAAGGCCGCGACAGGGTGTACGCCATTGGCGAGGGTCTGCTGCGCGCGGGGAGCCTGGTCAGCGACGCCCGCCTGCCTTTCCAGGCGGCGATCAAAAAAATCGAGAGGCGCCGCTCTCCCGGCGCCGCGGAGGGTGAACTCGATGAGGTCTCGGCCGAGGTAGAGCTTTTGGACCAAGGCAAGCCCATCGGTTCCTGGCGGCTCGACGCACACCACTCCCAGACGGAGGTTTTCTCGGCGCAAGGACGGCAGTTCACTCTGTCCCTGAGGCCGCGGCGGGTCTACCTGCCTTTCACCATGACCTTGGAGAAATTCGTGCATGAGGTTTATCCCGGCACCGACATTCCCAAGGGCTTCTCGAGCTTGGTCAGGCTCGAGGATCCCGGTGCCCGGGAAAGCCGGAACGCCGTCATTTCCATGAATAATCCCCTGCGCCGGGGCGGGCGTTCCTTCTATCAAGCCAGCTACCTGGACGACTCGACCTCGATTCTCCAGGTGGTCTCCAATCCCGGGCGCTCGCTGCCTTACGTCTCCTGCGTCCTGGTCTGCGCCGGGCTCTTGCTTCACTTCCTGAGGCGGATTCTATGAGACGGATTTGGCGGCGGGTCCTGCCCCTGGGCTTGGGAGCCGCGGCCCTGTGGCCAGCCGGCCCCGGCGGTCCCGGAGGCTTCGACCTCAAACGTTTCGCGGAGCTCCCCGTCCTTCATGCCGGAAGGGTCAAGCCCCTCGACACCGTGGCCCGCTCCAGCCTCCTCATGATCAAGGGCGGCCAGACCCTCTCCCTCGATGGGCAGCGCGCGAGCGCCACGCGATGGCTCCTGGAAGCGGCGGCGAGGCCGGAGTCGGCCGACGCGCAGAAGATATTCCGGGTGGATGACCCGGAGCTCTTGGGGCTTATGGGCAAGCCCCAGGGCGGGCCGCGCTACCATTCCTTCATAGCTCTCGAGGGGTCTTTTGGCGAGATCTCGGCCCAGGCCGAGAGAGCCGAGAGCCGCCCGGCTTCCGGCCGAAGCCGGTTCCAGGCGGCGGTGATGAATTTGTCTGAAAGGCTCAAGCTTTACCAAAGCCTCAAGAACACTTTGCGTCCCGAGGACGCGGGAGATTGGCCGGCCGAGATAGCCCGCTACCGTCTGGCGGCCCCAGCCGCGGCCGCGGCCATCGGCGCCCATATGCGCGGCAAGGCCTTCAAGCGCTCGGATCTGGCCGGGCTCGGGGAATTCTTCGAGCGCTGTCGCCGCTTGACGCAGGCCGGGGCGTTCCGGCCTCTGCCCCCCTCCGCGGGCTCTCCCGACTGGAGCGATTCCGGAAGCGCGTTTATTCGGGAGCTCACCGGGGACGCACCCCATCCGGGAGCCGACGCTTATGCCGTCATGCTTGAAGCTTACCGCGCCGGCGACGCTGCCGCCTTCAACCGGGTCTTGGGCCGCTACCGCGCTTGGCTGGAGGCCGAGCATTACCGGGAGTCCCGCGCGGCCCGCTACGAGGCTTGGTTTAACCGCGCGGAGCCTTTCTACCGGGGGATGATCCTGTATTTGGCCGTGTTTCTCCTGGTTTTGGCTTCCTTCATTTTTCGCCCGGAGGCCCTGCGCCTAACGTCGGAGGACCTCCTGTGGCTGGCCTTCGCCGTGCATTCGGCGGGGCTGGCGTTCCGGATCCTTTTGCAGGGACGGCCTCCGGTGACCAATCTCTATTCCTCCGCCGTGTTCGTGGGTTGGGGAGCCGCGGCCATGGGGCTCTGTCTCGAGAGGATGTACCGCAACGGCCTTGGCGCGCTCGTGGCCTCGGCCATGGGATTCTCGACCTTGATCATAGCCCACCACCTGGCCGGCCAAGGAGACACCATCGAGATGATGCGCGCCGTGCTCGACTCAAACTTCTGGCTCGCCACCCACGTGGTGACCATCACGATCGGCTACAGCGCGATGTTTTTGGCCTCTGCCTTGGCCCACGTTTTCCTCTTCCGGCGCTGGATGAGAAAGGGCTCCGAGGACGAGGCCCAGGCTCAGCTGGCGTCCATGGTTTACGGTACGGTTTGCGCGGGACTCTTCTTCAGCTTCCTGGGCACCGTGCTCGGGGGCATCTGGGCCGACCAGTCCTGGGGCCGCTTCTGGGGTTGGGACCCCAAGGAGAACGGGGCCCTCTTGATCGTTCTTTGGAGCGCCATCCTGCTCCACGCCCGCTGGGGGGGCTATATCCGCCGCACGGGTGTCAGCGTCATGGCCGTGTTCGGGGGTGTTGTCACGAGCCTTTCCTGGTTCGGCGTCAACATGCTCGGGGTGGGACTGCACTCCTACGGGTTCATGGAGTCGGCGGTGTTTTGGCTGGCGGGATTCGCGGGCCTCGAGTTGGGAGTCATGGCTCTGGCCTGGCGCCGGGCCGCCTGATGTCACGGGTCGCGGCGGTGGTCGGGGGCGGGATCGCCGGGCTTTCGGCGGCGTACCGCCTCCAAGAGCGCTCCCGCGCCCTCGAGGTCGTCTTGCTCGAGGCCGGCGGCCGCCTGGGCGGCAAGATTCTTACCGAGAAGGCCGAGGGTCTCGCGATCGAGGCGGGCCCTGACTCCTTCATCACGGCCAAGCCCCAGGCCTTGGAGCTCGTCCGCGAGCTCGGTTTGGAGCGCCGGCTTCTGCCCTCGAGCCGAGACCAGAGCACGGTCTACGTCTATGTCCGGGGAAAGCTCCGCCCCCTGCCGGAGGGCCTGATGCTTATGGCGCCCTCCCGGATACTGCCCTTCCTTGGCTCGGACCTTCTGACCTGGGGCGGCAAGCTGCGCGTGGGCCTCGATTTTCTGCTGCCGCGCGGACCCGAGGGGGACGTCTCGTTGGGGGCGTTCGCGCGCCGGCGCTTCGGCGGGGAGGCCCTGCGCGTCATCGTCGAGCCGGTCATGGCCGGCATCTACGCGGCCGACGTCGAGGAACTGAGCCTCAAGAGCTCGTTTCCGCAGTTCGCGGCGCTGGAGAAGCAATACCGGAGCGTGATCCGGGGCCTGCGGCGGCGCGCGCCGGCCGCCCCGGCGCCCTCGGGGCTCACGATGTTCACGACCTTGGCCGGAGGCCTTTCCGAGCTTACCGAGGCCCTGGCCCGGCGCCTCAAG
Coding sequences:
- the hemG gene encoding protoporphyrinogen oxidase; translation: MSRVAAVVGGGIAGLSAAYRLQERSRALEVVLLEAGGRLGGKILTEKAEGLAIEAGPDSFITAKPQALELVRELGLERRLLPSSRDQSTVYVYVRGKLRPLPEGLMLMAPSRILPFLGSDLLTWGGKLRVGLDFLLPRGPEGDVSLGAFARRRFGGEALRVIVEPVMAGIYAADVEELSLKSSFPQFAALEKQYRSVIRGLRRRAPAAPAPSGLTMFTTLAGGLSELTEALARRLKPGSVRLGSGVVRIEPRGGRYRLGLSGGGFLDADAVIATTASWQTAKLVRGFDPGLAEVLEEIPFASTATVTLAYEAQSLDIPSGFGFVVARGEAQAVAAATFSSAKFPGRAPAGTTLIRCFLGGAGREGPLRGSDEELAIKVRQDLGRILGLGTEPILTRVYRWTRGNPQYTVGHEERLKRIAGHLERHPGLALAGASYRGIGIPDCIASAYAAAELVLDE
- a CDS encoding cytochrome c biogenesis protein ResB; the encoded protein is MGLVTACTLAQASMGVHPAVERYIRSWFIYWRGVPVAPGGATAGLLLLANLLAAQFQRLELSWRKGGLWLVHSGLVFLFLGEFVSGAFQEESQMTLVRGRPQSYSQSPREVELALTDVTEKGRDRVYAIGEGLLRAGSLVSDARLPFQAAIKKIERRRSPGAAEGELDEVSAEVELLDQGKPIGSWRLDAHHSQTEVFSAQGRQFTLSLRPRRVYLPFTMTLEKFVHEVYPGTDIPKGFSSLVRLEDPGARESRNAVISMNNPLRRGGRSFYQASYLDDSTSILQVVSNPGRSLPYVSCVLVCAGLLLHFLRRIL
- the ccsA gene encoding cytochrome c biogenesis protein CcsA is translated as MRRIWRRVLPLGLGAAALWPAGPGGPGGFDLKRFAELPVLHAGRVKPLDTVARSSLLMIKGGQTLSLDGQRASATRWLLEAAARPESADAQKIFRVDDPELLGLMGKPQGGPRYHSFIALEGSFGEISAQAERAESRPASGRSRFQAAVMNLSERLKLYQSLKNTLRPEDAGDWPAEIARYRLAAPAAAAAIGAHMRGKAFKRSDLAGLGEFFERCRRLTQAGAFRPLPPSAGSPDWSDSGSAFIRELTGDAPHPGADAYAVMLEAYRAGDAAAFNRVLGRYRAWLEAEHYRESRAARYEAWFNRAEPFYRGMILYLAVFLLVLASFIFRPEALRLTSEDLLWLAFAVHSAGLAFRILLQGRPPVTNLYSSAVFVGWGAAAMGLCLERMYRNGLGALVASAMGFSTLIIAHHLAGQGDTIEMMRAVLDSNFWLATHVVTITIGYSAMFLASALAHVFLFRRWMRKGSEDEAQAQLASMVYGTVCAGLFFSFLGTVLGGIWADQSWGRFWGWDPKENGALLIVLWSAILLHARWGGYIRRTGVSVMAVFGGVVTSLSWFGVNMLGVGLHSYGFMESAVFWLAGFAGLELGVMALAWRRAA